The genome window GCTGTCGGTCAAAATGCAGGAACCGCAGTTTGCCGGGCAGACCAAAGAACGCCTCTCTTCTCGCCAGTGCGCCGCGTTTGTGTCCGGCGTCGTGAAAGACGCGTTCAGCCTGTGGCTGAACCAGAACGTGCAGGCGGCGGAGCAGTTGGCCGAGCTGGCGATTTCCAGCGCGCAGCGCCGTATGCGTGCTGCCAAGAAAGTGGTGCGTAAAAAGCTGACCAGTGGGCCGGCGCTGCCGGGTAAACTGGCCGATTGTACCTCGCAGGATCTCAGCCGAACCGAGCTGTTTCTGGTGGAAGGGGATTCAGCGGGCGGCTCGGCGAAGCAGGCGCGCGAGCGTGAATTCCAGGCGATCATGCCGCTGAAAGGTAAGATCCTGAATACCTGGGAAGTGTCCTCCGATGAAGTACTGGCTTCGCAGGAAGTGCATGATATTTCGGTGGCGATCGGCATCGATCCTGACAGCGACGATCTCAGCCAACTGCGTTACGGTAAGATCTGTATTCTGGCGGATGCGGATTCCGATGGTCTGCACATCGCGACGCTGCTGTGTGCGCTGTTTGTTCGTCATTTCCGGGCGTTGGTTCAGGGTGGGCACGTTTATGTCGCGATGCCGCCGTTGTACCGCATCGATCTGGGCAAAGAGGTTTACTACGCGCTCGACGAAGAGGAAAAAGCGGGCGTGTTAGAGCAGCTTAAGCGCAAGAAAGGCAAGCCGAACGTTCAGCGTTTTAAAGGATTGGGCGAAATGAACCCGCTACAGCTGCGCGAAACCACGTTGGATCCGAATACGCGCCGTCTGGTGCAGTTGACCATCAAAGAAGACGACATCGATCAGACGATGGCGATGATGGATATGCTGCTGGCGAAGAAACGCTCGGAAGATCGCCGCAACTGGCTGCAAGAGAAGGGCGACAAGGCGGAGATCGAAGTCTAACCGTTACACGATTCACCGTACGCTCAGAAGCGGTTCGTTAACCCGTATTATTGCCTGTTTTCGAGATGTTCACTCGAACTGCGGAAACAGGCACATTCCTCTGCTTTATCCTGATTCCGCCAGTAACCTGATCACCCAGCAACGGAGAAGCGCTGCCTCAATCAGCGTATTCAACACAGGGAGAAACCATGCAATACACCACACTCGGCAACAGCGACCTCACCGTTTCCCGCATATGTATGGGCTGTATGGGGTTCGGTGACGCATCCACAGGGCAACACAGCTGGACGCTCGGAGAAGCGGAGAGCCGCGATATCATCCGTTATGGCCTGGAAAATGGCATCAACTTTTATGACACCGCCATCGCCTATCAACTCGGTTCCAGTGAACGCTATGTCGGCAAGGCCCTGCGCGATCTGGCGAAACGCGATGATGTGGTGGTTGCCACCAAATTCCTGCCGCGCACCGGACAACAGATCTCAGACGGGATCAGCGGTCAGCAAGCTATTGCGCAGTCGCTCGACAAAAGCCTGCAAAATCTTGGTATGGATTATGTCGATCTCTACATCTGTCATATCTGGGATTACAACACGCCGATCCTGGATGTGCTCGATGCGCTGCATCGTGCGGTGAAAGCGGGCAAAGTGCGCGCCATTGGCATTTCCAACTGCCACGCGTGGCAACTGGCAAAGGCTAATGCGATAGCGGAACGCGAAAACCTGACGCCATTCGTCTCAGTGCAAAGCCATTACAACTTGATTATGCGCGAAGATGAGCGCGAGCTATTCGGTTTATGCGCTGAAGACAATATCGCGCTGACGCCTTACAGCGCGTTGGCAAGCGGGCGCCTGTCGCGTTTGGAGGGAGTAGAGTCCCTGCGTTTAAAGGAGGATGCCTACGCCAAAGGGAAATACGATACAACGGCGGAGCAGGATCGAATCATCATCGACCGCGTGGCTGAACTGGCCGCCCGACGCCACGTCTCAATGACCGAAATTTCACTGGCGTGGCTGCTCACCAAGGTTACCGCCCCCGTGGTCGGAGCAACGAAGAAACAGCATATCGACGGCGCGGTGAAAGCGGTGAGTTTAACGCTTAGCGACGATGAAATTTACTATCTGGAAGAATGCTACCAGCCACATAGACTGGTCGGTGTCATGGCGCAGAATACCCCGCAGACGCAGGCCAAAAAGCAGGCGTAAAAGCGTTGATATGTCATTGCCGAAAACATTTTTCGGCGCTTTCATCCCTGCCGGGGCGAATAAGTCGCTTCGGCAGAGCGGTGTTTGACGTGGCAGCCATTTACAGGTGACTGCGGTATGATGCGAGTACACGATAACGCTTGGTAAATACCGAATCGACGGCAGGTGTACGCGCGTATGAAAGTCACGCTTGAGGAACTTCAGGCTTTTGTGGTGGTGATCGACACCGGCTCGATCACGGCGGCAGCGGAACAGCTGGGGCAAACCACGTCGGGCATCAGCCGGGCGCTGCGGCGTCTGGAGGACAAGCTGGGCACGACCTTGCTGCACCGTACCACGCGACGCCTCTCCCTTTCCGAAGAAGGCATGATGTTTCTTGAGCACGCCCGCGGTGTGATTCACGCGGTGGAACATGCCGAAGAGCAGGTGGTGCTGCGCCACGAGCAACCGAGTGGACGGCTACGGGTCAACTCGGCCTCGGCGTTTATTCAGCATGTGATTGTGCCTCTGGTACCGGAATTTCGCCGCCGTTATCCCAAGATCGTTCTTGAACTCAATACCGATGATTTCGTTATTGATTTACTTGAACAGCATACTGATATCGCGATTCGCATTGGCACGCTAAAAGATTCCACCATTCATGCCCGACCGCTCGGTGCAAGCAAGCTGCGTATTGTCGCCAGCCCTGAGTATCTCCAGCAGCATGGTACCCCCAAGACGGTTGAGTCCTTGGCCGATCATATTTGCCTGGGGTTTACTCAGGTGGAGTCGCTGAACCACTGGCCATTACAGCACGGACTTCAGGATTTCTATCCCATCACGCCTGCGCTGCTGGCATCAAACGGTGAGATATTGCGTCAGCTGGCGCTACGGGGCGAAGGGATTGTTCGTATGTCTAACTTCCTGATTCGGGATGATTTAGCGGCGGGGCGGCTGGTGCCGATTCTCACCGAAGAGACGGTGGACGCCAGCCTACCGGTTTACGCGGTGTATTACCGCAATAGCCAATTAGCGGCGCGCATTACCTGTTTTCTGGATTTCATGAGTGAGAAGCTGACGGAAAATCCGCTGTGAGACGTGGCCCACAGCGGTGGATAGGCGCGTAGAACGTCGATTAGGCAAAGTGTTTGTCCAGATGCTGACGGTAGTTTGCAAGATAAGCAGGGACGTCCGGTGCCTTTATCACATCGTTGCAGATGAAGGTCGGCAAGGGGGATAGCCCGATGAACTGGTTCGCTTTATGGAATGGCAGATACACGCCGTCCACGCCGACACCGTGGAAGAACTGTTCAGGGTCGTCGAAGGCCTCCAGCGGCGCATTCCACGTCAGAGACAGCATGTATTTACGACCTTGTAGCAACCCACCAGAACCGTATTTCTTGCTGGCATCCGAGCGGCTGCGGCCATCGCTGGCGTAAAGCGAGCCGTGGCCGGCGGTGAACACCTCATCGATGTATTTCTTCAGGATCCACGGCGTATCCATCCACCATCCCGGCATCTGGTAAATGATGGTATCCGCCCACAGGTAGTTCTGAATTTCCTGTTCAATATCATAGCCGTTGTCTACGACCGTCATGCGGACGTCGTGACCTTTGTCGCGCAGGAAACTGGCGGCGACCTCGGTAAGGGTATGGTTCAGCTCGCCTTTGGAGTGAGCGAATGATTTGCCTGCATCAATCAGCAAAATGTTTTGCATAGGTCTGTTCTCGAATCGGTTATCAACGAAGAGGTTGGGCGTAGTCTAGAGGAGAGAACCGTGTAGAAAAATGTGCGCTAGCGCATAACACTGTTGATTGAATATCAACAATCAGAAGCAGGATGGGGCGCGATTGAAAGAATCTAATGGGGAAAAGGCAAGAGAATCCTCCCTTGCCTTGTTCAGAGCGTGCGGCGTCTCTATCGATATAAATGGGCTTTTCCCGTTGAGCCGAAGAGCGCCATTTTATAGCGAATCACCTCTTTTGCCGCGTTGATGGGTTCCGGGTAGATGGCATTAGGATCCCACCAGGTTTCACGACTGAGGATTTCCCGCGCTTTCTGGAAATAGGCGAATTTCATGTCGCTGGAGATATTGATTTTGCCCACGCCCAGCGTCACCGCTTCGGCAATTTCGGCGTCCGGGTTGGCTGAACCGCCGTGCAGGACGAGTGGGATCGACACCCGTTGTGAGATATCCCGCAGGATATGCATTTGCAGCTCTGGCTTCAGGTCTTTGGGATAGATGCCGTGCGCGGTGCCGATGGCGACGGCTAACGTATCAACGCCGGTCCGGTTGACGAAATCTTCCGCCTGCTCGGGGTCGGTGTAGATCACTTTGCTCACGCCACCTTCTATCGTGGTGCCAGTATCACCAATCGTACCTAATTCCCCCTCCACGGAAACGCCAACGGCATGCGCCAGCTTCACCACTTCGGTGGTGAGCGCCACATTCTCTTCATAAGGCAGCAGCGAGCCGTCGATCATCACGGAGGTAAACCCGCACTGAATAGCGCGCAGAACGTGTGCGATCGACGCGCCATGATCGAGGTGGATGACAAACGGTACGGGGCTGCGCAGCGTTCTTTCTCGCACATAGGCGAAGAACTCATCGGTAACGAATTCCAGCTCGCTCGGGTGGATAGAGATAATGGCCGGGGTATTCGTCGCTTCGGCTTCTTCCACTACGGCGCGGATAAAGCAGCTATCGGCCACGTTAAATGCGCCGATAGCGAAACGGTGTTCACGCGTGGGTTTCAGGATGTTAGTCATTGAGATCAACATGTTATGTCTCTCCTGTGTCGGATAAAGGGCAAAGCGTTCCTATACCAGTGGAAAACCACTGATGGCGAAAGCGGGTAAAGGCGAACGGTCAGGCTTTGTTGGCTGAACCTGACCAACCGAGATAATCGGCGACTACGTCGCGGCAGGCGGACTCCGTTGCTGCCAGTAAGTCGGACAGCTCCGCCGTTGGGTGCTGATGCAGCATCTGCTGCAATGCCGTTTTTCCTGCCTCAAAAACGGCCGCACCGACGTTGATTTTGGCGACGCCGTGGCGGCTGACACGGCGAATGTCGTCGACCTTGGTGCCGCTGCCGCCGTGCAGCGCTAGCGGCACGGTCGATTCTCGGTGCAGGGCTTCAAGACGTTCAAAATCAATCCGTGGCGTCACCCCTGGCGGATAAATGCCGTGGGCGGTGCCGACCGACACGGCAAGCAGGTCGATACCGGTTTGGTGAATAAAGGGAACGACGTCTTCCACCTGCGTCATTTTCACCGCGGCATCCTCTTGGTCGTAGACGGGCGCGTCGGCGATATGACCAAGCTCGCCTTCCACACAGACGCCCGCCGTCGCGGCGATGGTCACCACCTGCTGCGTGCGCAGGATGTTTTCCGCCAGTGGATGACTGGAGGCATCGATCATCAGCCCGGTAAAACCGGCACGGAACGCCTGCCCAATCAGGCTGAATGCCGTACCGTGATCCAGACTGAGCGCCACCGGAACGGCGGCCTGCTCGGCCAGCGCCTTGACCAGCGGCACCGCGAGATGCGGCGGAAAGTGCGCGCAGTGACCCTGATACACATTAAGAATCAGCGGCGCACGCTGTTGCTCGGCGGCGGCAATGGCCGCACGGGCAGTCTCCAGATTGAAGCAGTTGATGGCGAGCACGGCATACTGTCGTTGATACGCGTCATCAATGAGGGCTTTCATTGCGGCATACATAGCGGCTCCTGTTACTCAAGGGTGAATTTAATGTCTTCGTCACGCACGCTACCGTCGTCAACGTCGTCGAACTCTTCATCTGCCTGCGTGACGCGCTTTTTAATCAGCGACAGCATCACGCCGCAGATGACCGTGCCGATACCGAGCGCCAGACAGAACATCAGCGGCTTGGTAAACAGCGGGACGACAAACATGCCGCCGTGTGGCACGGGTGCCTCCACGCCCCAGACCATGATGAGCCCGCCCGCAATGGCGGAGGCGACGACGCAGCTAGCGACGACTCTGAACAGGTCACGTGCGGCAATCGGGATCACCCCTTCGGTAATCATGCAGATCCCCATCGGGAAGGCGGCTTTCAGCGCCTCTTTTTCTGCACGGGTGTATTTGTAGCGGGTCAGCAGGAAGGAAAGCGTGATACCGAAAGGCGGAATCATTGAGCCGACAAATTTGACGGCTTCCGGCCCGTAGATACCATCGACCAGCATGCCATCTGCGAAGAGCGACATCGTCTTGTTCACCGGCCCGCCGAAATCGAAGGTCGCCATCGCCCCCAAAATCGCCCCCATCAGGAATTTCGAACCGCCCTGCATGGATTCCAGCAGATGAATCAGCGCTTTTTGCAGCCAGACAATAGGCTGACCGATAAACGTCATCATCAGCAGCCCTGCGATAATGGTGCTGAGCAGCGGCAGGATCATGACGGGCATCAGCCCCTGCATCGACGTGGGCAGTTTGATGTAGCGACGCAGCAGCAGCACGGTGTAGCCGACTAAGAAGCCGCCGAGAATACCGCCGATGAATCCGGTTTGAATCTGACCACAGATAAAGCCTACGATCAGACCGGGAGCGAAGCCGGGGCGGTCAGCAATAGAGTAAGCGATGGCGGCGCTGATGAGCGGAACAATCAGCCCCATGCCCCAGCCGCCGATCTGGTTGAGCATCCACGCAATGCTGCCGGTTTGCTTACCGACATCCGGGCCGCCGATAACCTGACCGAGTGCAATACAGATCCCGGCGGCGACAATGAGCGGGATCATCCAGGAAATACCGGTAAGAAGATGCCGCTTTATTTCCTGTCCAACGGTGATTTTTCTGGTGTTCATAATAATTACCCCGAAATGGAGATATTCAGGCACCCGCTAAAGAACTAGCGACTTTTTCCAGAAATTTAATCGGAGATTTAATAACAACCTCCGTTTTTACCCGAACGATCGGTTTACCTTTAAATCGCTCTTCGCCTTTTATTTTGATATCGATGGCCAGAATAACGACATCGGCTGCGGCTATCTCATCGGGCGTTAATTCATTTTCAGTACCAATGGTGCCCTGAGTTTCTACTTTGATGGCGTAATTTAAGGCGTTAGCACCTTTAATGAGTTTCTCGCGTGCGATATAGGTATGCGCAATGCCTGCCGTGCAGGCGGCAACACAAACAATATTCATTTTGAGCCTCGTCTTATGTCGGAGTGACGGGAGCTGTTTCTGCATACTGACTAAACAGCCGAATAATTTTATGGGGATCGGATTCGTCCAACAGTTGAGCAATCACCTCATCGTCGGCCAGTGCACTGGCAACCTGAGACAGCAGGCGAATATGTGTCGTGTTCTGATCTTCCAGACGCACGGCAAAAAGAATAATGCAGCGAACCTGGCTACCGTCCAGCGTCTCCCAGGGAATATCCTGACGGGTACGGCCAATCGCGAGCGTGGTCTGTTTTACGGCGGAGGATTTTCCGTGGGGGATCGCAATATGGTTTTCAAAACCGGTCGATCCTTCTGCTTCACGTAGCCAGACGTCATGAATAAAATCCTGTTTATTGGTAATAGCGCCATCGGCATACAGCAAATCAGTTAATTCATTAATGGCTTCATCTTTATTGGTTGCGGACATAGTTAGCTTTACGCGATTAGCATTCAGTATTTTATTGATATCCATTTATCACACCTCATCTATAAATGTTAAAAGTAACGTTCGGCCAATAATCAATGGGGGACGGCCTGATGCAGTTGATTAGCGATAACTTTTTCGGTAACACGCTTAATGTCATCGTCATTAAAAAAGGCGGAAACATAGACGACAGGAATGTGTTGTTCTTCCAGGTGAATCGTGGAAATAATCAGCTCAATCTCTTCCTGCTGACAAAATATCTGCATATTGCTGGCTGAGACCACGCCAACAATAATCCAGTCGGGAAACGCGCGCAGAATACGGTTTTTTAGCAGATGCGAGGTTCCCACACCGCTGGAGCACACCACCAATATACGTTTATGGGCAATTTGGCGTTCCAGCGCGGCTTGAAAATGAATGGTCAGATAGCCGATTTCATCCTCAGCGACCGGTTTTAATTGAAACTGCTGGCATACTTCACTCATTGCCTGCTGAGTCATTTCATAAATATCGATAAATTCGCTTTTGATATCGTCTAATAACGGGTTGCGAATGTGTATTTGGTATTTTAAGCGGTTAAGCAATGGCTTGATATGAATCAGCAGCCCTTCATGCAATAATTTATCTGTGGACAGGTCGATATTGATTAACGCAGAAAATATCTGCGTCAATGCGCGCGTGATTCTTCGTGACTCACCGTTAGAGAATTGATAACGCAGCAGTTGGTTATTTTCCCGCTCCTCCATCACAATGCCCGAAGAAATAATATATTGATAAATGAACCAGACCTCATCAGAGGGCAGCGTGCTCTCGACCCGCTGTTCTATTTGGCTCACCATATTTTGAGCGATGGAGAAGATACGATTATCAACCTGCTGATGAACGGATTCTTCCGCCATCATTAACGCTTTTCCCTGCGCAATACGGTGCATCATAATTAAGGTATGTGTGAAAATGTTGATGTAATAAGGCTCGCCGAGCGGATAAGAAAGCTGCCGCTCCATGCTCTGTAACAGCGCTTCGACGAAGGACACGTCTTCTTCACCGAAATAGTTAATCAGCGCTTTATAGCTACCGGGATCGAGACGAGAATGGCTAAGCGGGCCGGGTTCTTTATGGTGCATCACGTCATTAATGAGCGAGGCCATCGCCTGGCGTACCTGATTCTCACTGCCTTCGATGTGCGTACCGCTCTGGCTGCGCACCAGCGACAGCCCCAGCGGATGTAGCCAGCTTTCGATGATTTTCAGGTCGTTAACGATAGAGGCGCTGCTGATAAAATAGCGCTCTGACAGCTTGCTGATGGACGTTTCATGAGGCGTATCGCTTAACAGCTGCGAGGCGATTTTGACGCGGCGGGCATTGTTGATCAGCGCATCGGTATCCCCGTCGTCCACGACAATTTGCTGTTCCAGCAACGCGAGGTGTCGGTCGTCATCGGTGGTTAACATGATTCCCGCACCGACCTTTTTGTCTGGATAAATATTCCAGACAGAAAGGAAGGCCTCAACAAATTGCATATCACGATAGACGGTTTTTTCAGACACATCGAGGTAATGTGCAATATCTTTAACCGTTACATATCCCTGGTGTTGTAACAGATATTTCAATAAACGGTTCTGGCGTGAGGTGAGTGGCTGCATCATATTACCCTCATTTGTCTTTAGATTTTCTGATGCTTATCGAATTGATAATTTTTTCTAAATAATTTCCTGTTTTATTTTCTCTGTCGGTTTATTTAAATAGCGTGCTGTAGTAATGAATCTAGTCGCGATAGCCGAGAGGGACAATACTAAATGCTGTCCGCTGAATAGGACAAAATTAAAACATGGCGCTGACTGAATATTAATTGAGATCGCGATCACGTTATAGCATGAGTTAAGTCAGACATTCTTATCGATATATTCATTCTTTAATACTGAGAAATAACGATATTGGCGTAATTAAACGGGGTGCGGCGGGAAGAGCGTGTAGAGAAAAATAAAAAGGCAAGAAAGCCGCGGTGTGCATTCTTGCCTGAGTGGTGGCGATGCCTGAATGAGGCACCGCCTGTTCAATGACAGCGTGAGTGATGCGGATTAGAAGTCCACGTTCACGCCCAGTTGGAAGGAACGGCCAGGCTGCACGGAGAGTGCGCGGTCATACTGCCCCTGCCGATCGTTGGTCTCAATCTGGCGGCTGCTGAGATAATCCCAATATTTACGGTCAGTCAGGTTATACACGCCGCCGTTGATTCTCACGTTTTTGGTCACGCGATAGTAGGCCGTCAGGTCAACCATGCCGTAGCCGGGAATCCGCATATATTCGGCACTCGAGGCTGTGATCGCGCTGCCTGCATTGGTATAGCTTTCACGGCTGGTATCCTTCGCCTGTTTCCCTTTCTGGAAGGTGGAGGTCAGGGCGGCACCGTAGCGCTGGGAAGGATCGTCGTAGGCGATACCTATCACCGCTTTCATCGGAGCAACGCTGTCGAGATCGACATAGCGGTCGCCAAGGTAGCGGGATTGCGATTGGCCTTTGGTGTAGCCAAACGCCAGCGTGGTGCTGAGCCCATCAACAGCCGGGAACCAGGTGCCTAGCTGTATTTTGCTGCTGACTTCGCCGCCGTAGATATAAGCCTTATCGCGGTTTTCCGCCTGATATATCGTACTGATGTTACTTGGCACATTGGTAAATTTATCGGGGTTAGCGCTACGACGGTAACGGGTGTTGGCGATAAAATTCTTATACGTGTTGTAGAACAGCGCGGTGCGGAAAGTGATTCCCTCCGTCGCTTCACCTTTTAAGCCCCATTCGACGTTGTTGCTGGTTTCTGTTTTGAGGTCGCTATTGCCGATAAAGGCATACTGGAATGGCCCGGCATAGTTGGCGTCAAGGTTGGTGCTGCCATAAAGCTGGCTGGCATCCGGGAATTGTGCGCCACGACGGTACTGCAAATAGGTTGTCAGCGTTGGGGTGATGTCATAGAGGAAGCTCAGTGAAGGCAGGACTTGCGTATCACTGTTGGCTTTACCGTACAGTCTGTTGACATCGGATTCATTGATTACGCTGCCGTCACCGCTCAGGCGAACCGTATTGGTTGGTTTGGTGCGCTGATGGACGGCGCGCACGGCAGGGACAACCGAGAAGGCGTGCCCCGCCAGATCCCACGTAACCGTATCCTGCACAAAGCCTCCAACGGTGTAGCTGTTGCTATCGGCTTCTGGCTGCATGATGTTATTGGCACCCGTTTGATTAGGCGATTGCCTGAACGGGCGCTCTGTCTTGCTTTGGCTGGCATTAAGGCCCCAGCTGAACTCGTG of Pectobacterium carotovorum contains these proteins:
- a CDS encoding PTS fructose transporter subunit IIC gives rise to the protein MNTRKITVGQEIKRHLLTGISWMIPLIVAAGICIALGQVIGGPDVGKQTGSIAWMLNQIGGWGMGLIVPLISAAIAYSIADRPGFAPGLIVGFICGQIQTGFIGGILGGFLVGYTVLLLRRYIKLPTSMQGLMPVMILPLLSTIIAGLLMMTFIGQPIVWLQKALIHLLESMQGGSKFLMGAILGAMATFDFGGPVNKTMSLFADGMLVDGIYGPEAVKFVGSMIPPFGITLSFLLTRYKYTRAEKEALKAAFPMGICMITEGVIPIAARDLFRVVASCVVASAIAGGLIMVWGVEAPVPHGGMFVVPLFTKPLMFCLALGIGTVICGVMLSLIKKRVTQADEEFDDVDDGSVRDEDIKFTLE
- a CDS encoding LysR family transcriptional regulator — translated: MKVTLEELQAFVVVIDTGSITAAAEQLGQTTSGISRALRRLEDKLGTTLLHRTTRRLSLSEEGMMFLEHARGVIHAVEHAEEQVVLRHEQPSGRLRVNSASAFIQHVIVPLVPEFRRRYPKIVLELNTDDFVIDLLEQHTDIAIRIGTLKDSTIHARPLGASKLRIVASPEYLQQHGTPKTVESLADHICLGFTQVESLNHWPLQHGLQDFYPITPALLASNGEILRQLALRGEGIVRMSNFLIRDDLAAGRLVPILTEETVDASLPVYAVYYRNSQLAARITCFLDFMSEKLTENPL
- a CDS encoding PTS sugar transporter subunit IIA — translated: MDINKILNANRVKLTMSATNKDEAINELTDLLYADGAITNKQDFIHDVWLREAEGSTGFENHIAIPHGKSSAVKQTTLAIGRTRQDIPWETLDGSQVRCIILFAVRLEDQNTTHIRLLSQVASALADDEVIAQLLDESDPHKIIRLFSQYAETAPVTPT
- a CDS encoding NAD(P)H-dependent oxidoreductase, with the translated sequence MQNILLIDAGKSFAHSKGELNHTLTEVAASFLRDKGHDVRMTVVDNGYDIEQEIQNYLWADTIIYQMPGWWMDTPWILKKYIDEVFTAGHGSLYASDGRSRSDASKKYGSGGLLQGRKYMLSLTWNAPLEAFDDPEQFFHGVGVDGVYLPFHKANQFIGLSPLPTFICNDVIKAPDVPAYLANYRQHLDKHFA
- a CDS encoding TonB-dependent receptor domain-containing protein encodes the protein MLINKNLNKILLTSILTGVALNSMAADSTTGNNVLSGKNQDTSAEKTGQTDDVMVVNSPKIEKKAGSSTTLTAEDMQKEGGNNFGTIMRYQPLVSATGASGGSNTGKSGFDRGGYTGYNIRGIESNRVAIDTDGIALPNATGRSYASRAGFNTFGMGRDYIDPYVYSGVDIESGVTSAENTINALGGSVSFRPKSADDYLKAGKQDYFGLQSDFDSANHGWHNGITAAGGDAELRGVLVLSRRDGQQTRNNSDEIAAYPANWHSNAILASGIWQANDEHQLTGTLDYYHKTNHTHYDYWGNLPSGNNTIYGTAQQSSETRRWTASLKDRWTPVNNTLVDLVDSRIYFQNSESHDNTWLPATTGMAAADSHRVYSDYNVTTYGFDTHMVKSWDRHEFSWGLNASQSKTERPFRQSPNQTGANNIMQPEADSNSYTVGGFVQDTVTWDLAGHAFSVVPAVRAVHQRTKPTNTVRLSGDGSVINESDVNRLYGKANSDTQVLPSLSFLYDITPTLTTYLQYRRGAQFPDASQLYGSTNLDANYAGPFQYAFIGNSDLKTETSNNVEWGLKGEATEGITFRTALFYNTYKNFIANTRYRRSANPDKFTNVPSNISTIYQAENRDKAYIYGGEVSSKIQLGTWFPAVDGLSTTLAFGYTKGQSQSRYLGDRYVDLDSVAPMKAVIGIAYDDPSQRYGAALTSTFQKGKQAKDTSRESYTNAGSAITASSAEYMRIPGYGMVDLTAYYRVTKNVRINGGVYNLTDRKYWDYLSSRQIETNDRQGQYDRALSVQPGRSFQLGVNVDF
- a CDS encoding class II fructose-bisphosphate aldolase, whose protein sequence is MYAAMKALIDDAYQRQYAVLAINCFNLETARAAIAAAEQQRAPLILNVYQGHCAHFPPHLAVPLVKALAEQAAVPVALSLDHGTAFSLIGQAFRAGFTGLMIDASSHPLAENILRTQQVVTIAATAGVCVEGELGHIADAPVYDQEDAAVKMTQVEDVVPFIHQTGIDLLAVSVGTAHGIYPPGVTPRIDFERLEALHRESTVPLALHGGSGTKVDDIRRVSRHGVAKINVGAAVFEAGKTALQQMLHQHPTAELSDLLAATESACRDVVADYLGWSGSANKA
- a CDS encoding ketose-bisphosphate aldolase encodes the protein MLISMTNILKPTREHRFAIGAFNVADSCFIRAVVEEAEATNTPAIISIHPSELEFVTDEFFAYVRERTLRSPVPFVIHLDHGASIAHVLRAIQCGFTSVMIDGSLLPYEENVALTTEVVKLAHAVGVSVEGELGTIGDTGTTIEGGVSKVIYTDPEQAEDFVNRTGVDTLAVAIGTAHGIYPKDLKPELQMHILRDISQRVSIPLVLHGGSANPDAEIAEAVTLGVGKINISSDMKFAYFQKAREILSRETWWDPNAIYPEPINAAKEVIRYKMALFGSTGKAHLYR
- a CDS encoding aldo/keto reductase, with the protein product MQYTTLGNSDLTVSRICMGCMGFGDASTGQHSWTLGEAESRDIIRYGLENGINFYDTAIAYQLGSSERYVGKALRDLAKRDDVVVATKFLPRTGQQISDGISGQQAIAQSLDKSLQNLGMDYVDLYICHIWDYNTPILDVLDALHRAVKAGKVRAIGISNCHAWQLAKANAIAERENLTPFVSVQSHYNLIMREDERELFGLCAEDNIALTPYSALASGRLSRLEGVESLRLKEDAYAKGKYDTTAEQDRIIIDRVAELAARRHVSMTEISLAWLLTKVTAPVVGATKKQHIDGAVKAVSLTLSDDEIYYLEECYQPHRLVGVMAQNTPQTQAKKQA
- a CDS encoding PTS fructose transporter subunit IIB; translated protein: MNIVCVAACTAGIAHTYIAREKLIKGANALNYAIKVETQGTIGTENELTPDEIAAADVVILAIDIKIKGEERFKGKPIVRVKTEVVIKSPIKFLEKVASSLAGA
- a CDS encoding transcription antiterminator translates to MMQPLTSRQNRLLKYLLQHQGYVTVKDIAHYLDVSEKTVYRDMQFVEAFLSVWNIYPDKKVGAGIMLTTDDDRHLALLEQQIVVDDGDTDALINNARRVKIASQLLSDTPHETSISKLSERYFISSASIVNDLKIIESWLHPLGLSLVRSQSGTHIEGSENQVRQAMASLINDVMHHKEPGPLSHSRLDPGSYKALINYFGEEDVSFVEALLQSMERQLSYPLGEPYYINIFTHTLIMMHRIAQGKALMMAEESVHQQVDNRIFSIAQNMVSQIEQRVESTLPSDEVWFIYQYIISSGIVMEERENNQLLRYQFSNGESRRITRALTQIFSALINIDLSTDKLLHEGLLIHIKPLLNRLKYQIHIRNPLLDDIKSEFIDIYEMTQQAMSEVCQQFQLKPVAEDEIGYLTIHFQAALERQIAHKRILVVCSSGVGTSHLLKNRILRAFPDWIIVGVVSASNMQIFCQQEEIELIISTIHLEEQHIPVVYVSAFFNDDDIKRVTEKVIANQLHQAVPH